A single region of the Chrysoperla carnea chromosome 5, inChrCarn1.1, whole genome shotgun sequence genome encodes:
- the LOC123299657 gene encoding nose resistant to fluoxetine protein 6-like, translating to MSIVPIKLITISFFLLIYNVNKSIASLSDVNTVMKFYSLQSDTELSDVCRKQSDIYYRSLLSSALPKNAWAKDMIDASSKFQPGVLQGNLVDFGAFDECLGVNYEKKQIKGKYCLTKLKISSILSQNAYEQQQKFTKALNNFPVNFGRPPPDFSQRWAICVPHGCTAKDVETHLNSNGKGLNFTVKEEYCQSIESQPKLDGGDWTIIAFAIALACIVLLSTIYDVFLHHVKKDPRFPITVAFSCYTNFQKLIKINNHPDQLPCLNGIRVMSIIWIIHGHEIMRYSSSTLFNSKHLLEWTKSFNAMSTISASISVDSFFFLSGLLLMYGFLKSQVKKIPFNIPIFYIHRYLRLTPAYAAIVIVYLTLYNKIGTGPNWEEANHRLQTDCQAYWWSSLLYIQNYVNPDKNCVGQSWYLSVDMQLYILSPLILIPIGKWPKITSYLLGCLAILSIISPTVVAWHYEIPASGGQVDNWFRIYYAQLHTRAGPWIIGLAAGYVLFQTKHKKFRLNRVEVTIMWILTGAVMLFIVFGNWPIVNGDFVPSRLYNSLYIGFHRSVWALGLSWIVFACIHGYGGPVNWILSLSVFQFFAKLTYSLYLIHVPVQNYDRGTVRIPIIFNEFRILQSFFSTACLSTIIAIIWVLCFEYPFAVIDGVIIKAVSSLFKKNSAAKETKEIA from the exons ATGTCGATTGTTCCAATCAAACTAATTacaatttcattctttttattaatttataatgtaaataaatctaTTGCATCCTTGAGTGATGTAAATACTGTTATGAAATTTTACTCGCTTCAATCGGATACTGAGTTAAGTGATGTTTGTAGGAAACAAAGTGATATATATTACAGAAGTTTATTATCTAGTGCATTACCTAAAAATGCATGGGCAAAAGACA tgaTAGATgcttcatcaaaatttcaacctGGAGTTTTACAAGGGAACTTGGTTGATTTTGGAGCATTTGATGAGTGTTTAGGTGTAAATTAcgagaaaaaacaaattaagggAAAGTATTgccttacaaaattgaaaatttcatcaattCTGTCCCAAAATGCATATGAACAGCAACAGAAATTTACCaaagctttaaataattttcccgTG aaTTTCGGACGCCCACCGCCTGATTTTTCTCAACGATGGGCAATTTGTGTGCCTCATGGTTGCACAGCAAAAGACGTGGAAACTCACTTAAATAGTAATGGAAAAGGTCTTAATTTTACAGTAAAAGAAGAGTATTGTCAATCGATTGAATCTCAACCAAAACTTGATGGTGGCGATTGGACCATCAT agcaTTTGCCATAGCCTTAGCCTGTATTGTTCTTCTAAGTACAATATATGATGTTTTTCTGCACCATGTTAAAAAAG atCCAAGATTCCCTATAACTGTTGCATTTTCATGTTAcacaaactttcaaaaattgatcaaaataaataatcatccaGATCAATTGCCCTGTTTGAATGGAATTCGTGTAATGAGTATCATATGGATTATTCACGGTCATGAAATTATGCGATATTCAAGTAGCACGTTGTTTAATTCGAAGCATCTCTTGGAG TGGACAAAATCCTTTAACGCCATGAGCACAATATCAGCTTCTATTTCAGTAGATTCATTCTTTTTTCTAAGTGGGTTACTTTTAATGTATGGATTTCTGAAAtcacaagttaaaaaaattccgTTTAATATCCCAATCTTCTACATTCATCGTTATCTCAG GTTAACACCTGCTTATGCAGCTATAGTAATagtatatttaacattatacaataaaattggtACTGGACCGAATTGGGAAGAAGCCAATCATCGACTTCAAACTGATTGCCAAGCATATTGGTGGTCAAGTTTGTTATATATTCAGAACTATGTAAATCCTGACAAAAAT TGCGTTGGACAATCATGGTATTTATCAGTCGATATGCAGTTATACATTTTGTCTCCATTGATATTAATACCTATTGGTAAATGGCCAAAAATTACATCATATTTATTAGGATGTCTTGCAATCTTATCTATAATCAGTCCTACAGTGGTTGCATGGCATTATGAAATTCCAGCTAGCGG AGGTCAAGTTGATAATTGGTTTCGAATATACTATGCTCAACTTCATACAAGAGCTGGGCCGTGGATCATAGGTTTAGCTGCAGgttatgttttatttcaaacgaaacataaaaaatttcgattaaacaGG gtTGAAGTAACAATAATGTGGATACTTACAGGAGCAGttatgttatttattgtttttggaaATTGGCCAATAGTAAATGGCGATTTTGTTCCCAGTCGATTGTACAATAGTTTATATATTGGATTTCATAGAAGTGTGTGGGCTCTAGGGTTAAGTTGGATAGTATTTGCGTGTATCCACGGATATGGTG GTCCAGTTAATTGGATTTTATCTCTGTcagtatttcaatttttcgcAAAACTTACATATTCGTTATATTTAATCCATGTACCAGTTCAAAATTATGATCGAGGAACTGTTAGAAttccaataatatttaatgaattcagAATC TTGCAATCATTCTTTAGTACCGCATGTTTGAGTACAATTATTGCTATAATTTGGGTATTGTGTTTTGAGTACCCTTTTGCTGTAATTGATGGTGTAATAATAAAAGCAG TTTCCAGcttattcaagaaaaattctGCAGCGAAGGAAACGAAAGAAATAGCCTAA